The Lewinellaceae bacterium genome has a segment encoding these proteins:
- the cysM gene encoding cysteine synthase CysM, translated as MSSILNIIGNTPLVEIKHLVAKKGVKIYAKLEGQNPGGSVKDRAAYGMIKGALDKGIITSDTHLVEATSGNTGIALAMIARLFDIPITLVMTENSTKERVQTMKAYGAEVILTPEEKTIEYSREYAEELASQDGWHMLNQFANDDNWRMHYKTTGPEIWRDTEGKITHFVSAMGTTGTIMGVSRYLKDQNPAVEIVGVQPTAEGGIPGIRRWSPEFLPEIFDPARVDRTIDVSSEEASQTMKALAKEEAIFAGMSSGGAVAAVKKLVEQIDSGVVVCIICDRGDRYLSSGIFG; from the coding sequence GAAATCAAACATCTGGTCGCCAAAAAAGGGGTAAAAATCTACGCCAAACTCGAAGGACAAAACCCGGGCGGCAGTGTCAAAGACCGCGCTGCCTATGGAATGATCAAAGGTGCGCTAGACAAGGGCATTATCACGAGCGACACCCATCTGGTGGAAGCTACTAGCGGTAATACAGGCATTGCACTGGCCATGATCGCCAGGTTATTTGACATTCCCATCACCCTGGTCATGACAGAAAATTCGACAAAAGAACGCGTACAAACAATGAAGGCCTATGGAGCCGAAGTAATACTGACACCGGAAGAAAAAACCATCGAATATTCCCGCGAATACGCAGAGGAACTGGCCAGCCAGGACGGATGGCACATGCTGAACCAGTTTGCCAATGACGACAACTGGCGCATGCATTACAAAACCACCGGCCCTGAAATATGGCGTGATACAGAAGGTAAGATCACCCATTTTGTTTCGGCCATGGGCACTACCGGCACCATCATGGGCGTATCAAGATATCTTAAGGACCAAAATCCCGCCGTCGAAATTGTAGGCGTCCAACCCACGGCAGAAGGCGGGATTCCCGGCATCCGCCGCTGGAGTCCGGAATTTTTACCCGAAATTTTCGACCCCGCCCGGGTGGATCGAACGATAGATGTTTCCAGTGAGGAAGCCTCCCAAACCATGAAAGCACTCGCAAAGGAAGAAGCTATTTTTGCGGGTATGAGCAGCGGTGGGGCGGTGGCGGCTGTCAAAAAACTTGTTGAACAGATCGACTCAGGAGTAGTGGTTTGCATCATTTGCGACCGGGGAGATCGTTATCTCTCTTCAGGAATTTTCGGCTAA